One genomic region from Parerythrobacter aestuarii encodes:
- a CDS encoding CHAP domain-containing protein has translation MKNAVTSLCIGVALVAAPALEGSPQGAAHAQELAPYLQCVPYAREVSGIQIYGDAYTWWDQAEGVYDRGRKPRVGAVMAFEANDRIQLGHVATVVKVIDKRTVLLDHANWSPINGRRGQIESGVRAVDVSRKNDWSQVRVWYAPLNNLGTTPWPVLGFIYGDGKATPRKAPFEPRPVERSPVQVAAVTGKPSRDFLNAFGSLGQGANPPLLERRAPEAPRQIGYTSPPPIQRRAQAQPPVRTAAGDPYANVLAKYD, from the coding sequence ATGAAAAATGCTGTCACATCGCTATGTATCGGGGTCGCCCTGGTTGCAGCGCCAGCCCTTGAAGGCTCGCCGCAAGGTGCCGCGCATGCGCAGGAACTTGCGCCCTACTTGCAGTGCGTTCCCTATGCCCGCGAGGTAAGCGGGATTCAGATCTATGGCGATGCCTATACCTGGTGGGACCAGGCCGAAGGCGTTTATGATCGTGGCCGGAAACCCAGGGTGGGCGCGGTCATGGCCTTCGAAGCCAATGACCGGATCCAGCTGGGCCATGTCGCAACGGTGGTAAAGGTGATCGACAAACGCACCGTGCTGCTCGACCATGCCAACTGGTCGCCGATCAACGGTCGCCGAGGCCAGATCGAGAGCGGTGTCAGGGCGGTCGACGTTTCCAGGAAGAACGACTGGAGCCAGGTGCGGGTCTGGTATGCTCCGCTGAATAACCTCGGTACGACGCCGTGGCCGGTGCTCGGATTTATCTACGGCGACGGCAAAGCCACGCCACGCAAGGCACCGTTCGAGCCCCGGCCTGTCGAACGGTCGCCGGTTCAGGTCGCCGCAGTGACGGGCAAGCCTTCGCGCGATTTCCTCAACGCGTTCGGTTCACTGGGGCAGGGTGCCAATCCGCCCCTGCTCGAGCGTCGTGCGCCTGAAGCACCGCGGCAGATCGGTTATACGTCTCCGCCGCCGATCCAGCGCCGTGCACAGGCACAGCCCCCTGTGCGAACCGCCGCGGGCGATCCTTACGCGAACGTGCTCGCCAAATACGACTGA
- the der gene encoding ribosome biogenesis GTPase Der encodes MSATRKPTVIIIGRPNVGKSTLFNRLVGKKLALVDDQPGVTRDRRMGDAELAGMQFTVVDTAGWEDEDKESLPGRMRAQTEVSLEGADAALFVIDARAGITPLDEEIARWLRTVDVPVVLVANKAEGKAGDAGLLESYSLGLGDPAPISAEHGEGVADLFEGLWPHIGHFEEEAERAAELAAEAGEMAEGEEDEDAPLGPLKLAIVGRPNAGKSTLINRLLGEDRLLTGPEAGITRDSIAVDWQWTDPKDGTTHDIRLIDTAGMRKRAKVVEKLEKLSVADALRAVDFAEVVVLLLDATQGLEHQDLKIASKVLEEGRALMIAINKWDIAEDASYLFNGIRAALDEGLSQVRGLPLFAVSAKTGKGLDDMLRAAFVIRESWSKRVPTAALNRWFDDALEANPPPAPGGRRIKLRYITQAGTRPPRFVVFGNRLDDLPKSYERYLVNGIRAKLGFDAVPVRVVLKSSKNPYNANKGGGGNFSGGSERG; translated from the coding sequence ATGTCCGCGACCCGCAAACCCACTGTGATCATCATCGGCCGACCCAATGTCGGCAAGTCCACGCTGTTCAACCGGCTGGTGGGCAAGAAACTCGCGCTGGTCGATGACCAGCCGGGGGTAACGCGCGACCGCCGCATGGGCGACGCCGAACTGGCGGGCATGCAATTCACCGTGGTCGATACCGCCGGTTGGGAAGACGAGGACAAGGAGAGCCTGCCTGGCCGCATGCGCGCGCAGACCGAAGTCAGTCTCGAAGGTGCCGACGCCGCGCTGTTCGTGATCGATGCGCGGGCCGGGATCACCCCGCTCGACGAGGAAATCGCCCGCTGGCTGCGCACGGTCGACGTCCCGGTGGTGCTCGTCGCCAACAAGGCCGAGGGCAAGGCCGGCGATGCCGGGCTGTTGGAAAGCTATTCGCTGGGCTTGGGTGACCCCGCGCCGATCTCCGCCGAGCATGGCGAAGGCGTCGCCGACCTGTTCGAAGGCCTGTGGCCGCATATCGGGCATTTTGAGGAAGAGGCCGAGCGCGCTGCCGAGCTGGCCGCCGAGGCTGGCGAGATGGCCGAAGGCGAAGAGGATGAAGACGCTCCTCTCGGCCCGCTGAAGCTCGCCATCGTCGGGCGGCCCAATGCGGGCAAGTCGACGCTGATCAACCGCCTGCTGGGCGAAGATCGCCTGCTGACGGGGCCGGAAGCGGGGATCACCCGCGATTCGATCGCGGTCGACTGGCAATGGACCGACCCCAAGGACGGGACGACCCACGACATCCGACTGATCGACACCGCCGGGATGCGCAAGCGGGCCAAGGTCGTCGAGAAGCTGGAGAAGCTCTCCGTCGCCGATGCATTGCGTGCCGTGGACTTTGCCGAAGTCGTCGTGCTGCTGCTCGACGCGACGCAGGGGCTGGAGCACCAAGACCTGAAAATCGCCAGCAAGGTGCTCGAGGAAGGCCGCGCGTTGATGATCGCCATCAACAAGTGGGACATCGCGGAAGATGCGTCCTACCTCTTCAACGGAATCCGCGCCGCGCTCGACGAAGGGCTGTCGCAGGTCCGTGGCTTGCCGCTGTTTGCGGTCAGCGCCAAGACCGGCAAAGGCCTCGACGACATGCTGCGCGCCGCCTTCGTGATCCGCGAGAGCTGGTCCAAGCGCGTGCCCACCGCTGCGCTCAACCGCTGGTTCGACGATGCGCTAGAGGCCAACCCTCCGCCCGCACCCGGCGGCCGGCGGATCAAACTGCGCTACATCACCCAGGCCGGTACCCGACCGCCGCGCTTCGTAGTGTTCGGCAACAGGCTCGACGATTTGCCCAAGAGCTACGAGCGCTATCTCGTCAACGGCATCCGCGCCAAGCTGGGCTTCGATGCCGTGCCAGTGCGCGTGGTGCTGAAGAGTTCGAAAAATCCCTACAATGCCAACAAGGGCGGAGGGGGCAATTTCAGCGGCGGCTCGGAGCGCGGCTGA
- a CDS encoding amidase encodes MKTFASLLALALASPAVAQEAEPLLPGTSAAEETAERQLARIAELDDAGPELNAVIVTNPDAPVQARIADEAGLPLGGMTVLVKDNIDTRDMPTTAGSLALEDNMTGRDAPLVARIRAAGGVILGKTNLSEWANFRGDDSTSGWSGVGGLTRNPYAIDRNTCGSSSGSGAAVAAKFAWAAVGTETNGSITCPASINGIVGFKPTVGFISRTHVVPISSTQDTAGPMAVDIYRAAMLMNAMAGTDPLDPATAEADARKPDFTEGMIDANLQGVRIGVMRNHVGNRKDLENVFDLALGDMERAGAILVEIDKQADQEQVSAMFRDSFTVLLYEFREGIDAYLAGLEWDDEDGARPTNLRQLVAFNEANRDTELRWFGQEVFRQALETTDTEAYEIARANAVRIAGEEGIDALLKEFDVQFLVAPTRGPAWTTDLVNGDNFNGSIGYGSPAAIAGYPHLTVPMGQIEGLPVGLSIIGTKWDDHAVLKAGRGYEKARTAELPEPTFERWKPAEREAEAE; translated from the coding sequence ATGAAAACATTTGCATCGCTGCTCGCTCTTGCCCTTGCCTCCCCAGCCGTAGCACAGGAGGCCGAGCCGCTGTTGCCCGGCACCAGTGCTGCCGAGGAAACGGCCGAACGCCAACTGGCCCGGATTGCCGAGCTGGATGACGCAGGGCCCGAGCTCAATGCAGTGATCGTCACCAATCCCGACGCCCCGGTTCAGGCAAGGATCGCCGACGAAGCAGGCTTGCCGCTGGGCGGGATGACGGTGTTGGTGAAAGACAATATCGACACGCGGGACATGCCGACGACTGCGGGTAGCCTCGCGCTGGAAGACAACATGACCGGGCGCGATGCCCCGCTTGTGGCGCGTATACGCGCGGCTGGTGGCGTCATCCTGGGCAAGACCAACCTTAGCGAATGGGCCAATTTTCGCGGCGACGATTCGACCAGCGGGTGGAGCGGCGTCGGCGGGCTGACCCGCAATCCCTATGCCATCGATCGCAACACCTGCGGTTCGTCGTCCGGGAGCGGCGCCGCCGTGGCGGCGAAATTCGCCTGGGCTGCCGTGGGCACGGAAACCAATGGTTCGATTACCTGCCCCGCTTCCATCAACGGCATTGTCGGGTTCAAACCCACCGTCGGCTTTATCAGCCGCACGCATGTGGTGCCGATCTCCAGCACGCAGGACACCGCTGGGCCGATGGCGGTCGACATCTATCGCGCAGCGATGCTCATGAACGCCATGGCCGGGACCGATCCGCTCGATCCGGCGACTGCGGAAGCCGACGCGCGCAAGCCCGACTTCACCGAAGGCATGATCGACGCAAACCTGCAAGGTGTGCGGATCGGGGTAATGCGCAACCATGTCGGCAATCGGAAAGACCTGGAAAACGTCTTCGACCTCGCGCTAGGCGACATGGAACGGGCCGGTGCAATCCTCGTCGAAATCGACAAGCAAGCGGACCAGGAGCAGGTGAGCGCCATGTTCCGCGACAGCTTCACGGTGCTGCTGTACGAATTCCGCGAAGGGATCGACGCGTATCTCGCCGGGCTCGAATGGGACGATGAAGACGGCGCACGACCGACAAACCTGCGACAACTGGTCGCGTTCAACGAAGCCAATCGCGATACCGAGCTGCGCTGGTTCGGGCAGGAGGTTTTCCGGCAAGCGCTGGAGACGACCGATACCGAAGCCTACGAAATAGCCCGCGCCAATGCCGTGCGCATCGCCGGCGAGGAAGGGATTGATGCGCTGCTCAAGGAATTCGACGTGCAATTCCTCGTTGCTCCGACGCGCGGCCCGGCCTGGACCACCGACCTCGTCAATGGCGACAATTTCAACGGTTCGATCGGTTATGGCAGCCCGGCAGCGATTGCGGGGTACCCGCACCTGACCGTGCCGATGGGCCAGATCGAAGGCCTGCCGGTCGGCCTTTCGATCATCGGCACCAAGTGGGACGACCACGCCGTACTCAAGGCAGGGCGCGGATACGAAAAGGCCCGGACAGCCGAGCTGCCCGAGCCTACTTTCGAACGCTGGAAACCGGCCGAGCGCGAAGCCGAGGCTGAATAA
- a CDS encoding SPOR domain-containing protein has protein sequence MIARTYRGLLAAALLAVPAAALADVKAGVEAWTAGDYDRAVREWREPAAKGDPDAQFNMAQAYRLGRGVEQNTKQAEVYYAKAAAQGHLKAADNLGLLMFQGGRREEAMPYVKSAADRGDPRAQYLLGIAHFNGDLVEKDWVRAYALLTLANSAGLPQAGPAIQQMDDFIPLEQRQQAQPLAAQIKREADVRRSSQQAAVDLGDPAPATVAAAVPPRPQPAASDATRLPPVAARIPEPIAQTPVAPSVAAAQAAIAEATRVTGTQNPADAGATFAAREGSASASRPARDEAVRVAAAPSALPAAEPAQAPSQSMPAQARTGPWKVQLGAFSVASNADRLWSQLAGRAELSGSSKLLVPAGRVTKLLAGGYASRGEAQDACAALKRSGQDCLVTR, from the coding sequence ATGATCGCGCGTACATATCGGGGCCTGCTTGCTGCAGCCCTGCTGGCCGTGCCGGCTGCAGCGCTGGCTGACGTCAAGGCTGGGGTCGAAGCATGGACCGCTGGCGATTATGACCGTGCCGTGCGCGAATGGCGCGAACCGGCAGCCAAGGGCGATCCCGATGCCCAGTTCAACATGGCGCAGGCCTATCGCCTCGGGCGCGGGGTCGAACAGAATACCAAGCAGGCCGAGGTCTACTATGCCAAGGCGGCCGCGCAGGGCCATCTGAAGGCAGCTGACAATCTGGGGCTGCTGATGTTCCAGGGCGGGCGGCGTGAAGAGGCAATGCCCTATGTCAAGTCGGCGGCCGACCGGGGGGATCCGCGCGCGCAATATTTGCTCGGCATTGCCCATTTCAACGGCGATTTGGTGGAGAAGGACTGGGTTCGCGCCTATGCCTTGCTGACGCTGGCCAATTCTGCCGGGCTCCCGCAAGCAGGCCCGGCGATCCAGCAGATGGACGATTTCATCCCGTTGGAGCAGCGCCAGCAGGCCCAGCCGCTCGCAGCCCAGATCAAGCGCGAGGCCGATGTGCGCCGCTCCAGCCAGCAGGCGGCGGTTGACCTCGGCGATCCGGCACCGGCGACAGTGGCAGCAGCCGTTCCGCCGCGCCCACAACCGGCGGCCTCCGATGCTACACGCCTGCCTCCGGTCGCAGCGCGCATTCCCGAACCGATTGCGCAGACGCCGGTCGCGCCCTCCGTTGCTGCAGCACAGGCTGCCATCGCAGAAGCAACGCGCGTTACCGGCACACAGAATCCCGCCGATGCAGGCGCTACTTTTGCGGCTCGCGAGGGATCGGCAAGCGCTTCGCGCCCCGCACGCGACGAAGCGGTGCGAGTTGCAGCTGCCCCCTCGGCCCTTCCGGCAGCGGAGCCGGCACAGGCACCAAGCCAGAGTATGCCCGCTCAGGCCCGGACCGGTCCCTGGAAAGTCCAGCTTGGTGCCTTTTCCGTCGCCTCCAACGCCGACCGCCTGTGGTCGCAGTTGGCAGGTCGTGCTGAACTTTCCGGTTCGAGCAAGTTGCTTGTGCCGGCGGGCCGGGTGACCAAGCTCCTTGCCGGTGGCTACGCCAGCCGCGGCGAAGCACAGGATGCCTGCGCTGCGCTCAAGCGCAGCGGGCAGGATTGCCTCGTCACGCGTTAA
- a CDS encoding DUF418 domain-containing protein codes for MATAATPDMEAGAGGASAEPVSAKDGTRLVSLDFIRGIAVLGILFANITAFGHPFMVYIWPEAMPGGATLGDKLVWLFQYVVIDHKMRGLFTLLFGAGMMLFMERAWARGSTRWLQFRRLLWLLLFGMIHYYLIWFGDILQLYAVWGIVALTTMKWKAKTQLVVSLVLYVLGTVAFTGLMGSQYYFAENPQVAAQFLDEEQLEQLANVESETLEEVAETVERYQTQSYAGFVTHQVLEETDQNLVGLAFGLFETIGMILMGMALYRFGFFSGAFDSAKMRKWGWIGLLGGAGTSAALGLWVYVADFPLMLTFFVFQGLMMLPRLAFVLGLAALLVEWAPRASESWLGQRFIAAGRMAFSNYLGTSIVMLFLFHGWALGLFGQLHRIELFGIVLASWTVMLLWSKAWLERFRYGPLEWLWRCLTYWRLFPFKR; via the coding sequence ATGGCAACTGCAGCTACGCCAGACATGGAAGCCGGCGCGGGTGGTGCATCGGCAGAGCCGGTGTCGGCGAAGGATGGCACGCGGCTCGTCAGTCTCGATTTCATTCGTGGGATCGCTGTGCTGGGGATCCTGTTTGCGAACATCACTGCCTTCGGCCACCCGTTCATGGTCTATATCTGGCCGGAAGCCATGCCCGGAGGGGCGACCCTCGGCGACAAGCTGGTGTGGTTGTTCCAGTATGTCGTAATCGACCATAAGATGCGTGGCCTGTTCACCCTGCTGTTCGGGGCCGGGATGATGCTGTTCATGGAGAGGGCCTGGGCGCGTGGTTCGACTCGCTGGCTCCAGTTCAGGCGGTTGCTGTGGCTGCTGCTGTTCGGAATGATCCATTATTACCTGATCTGGTTCGGGGACATCCTGCAGCTCTATGCCGTATGGGGGATCGTCGCTCTGACAACGATGAAGTGGAAAGCGAAGACCCAGCTTGTCGTATCGCTTGTGCTCTACGTGCTGGGGACCGTCGCCTTCACCGGCTTGATGGGGTCGCAATATTACTTCGCCGAGAACCCGCAGGTGGCGGCGCAGTTCCTCGACGAAGAACAGCTCGAGCAGCTAGCGAATGTCGAAAGCGAAACGCTCGAAGAGGTTGCCGAGACCGTCGAACGATACCAGACGCAGAGCTATGCGGGCTTTGTCACGCACCAGGTGCTGGAGGAAACCGACCAGAACCTCGTCGGGCTGGCGTTCGGCCTGTTCGAGACGATCGGCATGATCCTGATGGGGATGGCACTCTACCGGTTCGGCTTTTTCAGCGGAGCATTCGATTCCGCCAAGATGCGAAAGTGGGGATGGATCGGCTTGCTGGGCGGGGCCGGAACGTCGGCTGCGCTGGGCCTGTGGGTCTATGTGGCGGATTTCCCGTTGATGCTGACCTTTTTCGTGTTCCAGGGCCTGATGATGCTGCCGCGCCTGGCCTTCGTGCTCGGGTTGGCCGCGCTATTGGTCGAATGGGCACCGCGGGCGAGCGAGAGCTGGCTTGGCCAGCGCTTTATCGCCGCCGGACGAATGGCGTTCAGCAATTACCTCGGCACTTCGATCGTCATGCTGTTCCTGTTCCATGGCTGGGCGCTGGGCCTGTTCGGGCAGCTGCATCGGATCGAGCTGTTCGGGATCGTGCTCGCGAGCTGGACTGTCATGCTGCTGTGGTCGAAGGCGTGGCTTGAGCGGTTCCGCTACGGACCGCTCGAATGGTTGTGGCGTTGCCTGACCTACTGGAGGCTGTTCCCCTTCAAGCGCTAA
- a CDS encoding DUF3297 family protein, whose product MSEENTPAAGAADTPPDHLSVNPRNPHFDSEVLQRGVGIRFKGKQRHDIEEYSISEGWVRVQAGKTVDRKGNPLTLKLTGPVEAWYEDLGDDAPVAKA is encoded by the coding sequence ATGAGCGAAGAGAACACTCCCGCAGCTGGAGCTGCAGATACCCCGCCCGACCACCTGTCGGTGAACCCGCGCAATCCGCATTTCGATAGCGAAGTGCTGCAGCGCGGCGTCGGCATCCGTTTCAAGGGCAAGCAGCGCCACGATATCGAGGAATATTCGATTTCCGAGGGGTGGGTGCGCGTTCAGGCGGGCAAGACCGTCGATCGCAAGGGCAATCCGTTGACGCTCAAACTCACCGGCCCGGTCGAGGCGTGGTATGAAGACCTGGGTGACGATGCCCCGGTAGCGAAGGCCTGA
- the tig gene encoding trigger factor, with amino-acid sequence MQTTETTNEGLKRGYELTLTAKEIDAKIDAEVKKIAPQVKMPGFRPGKVPANLVRKMHGEQLHAQVLNDTIRESVDALMKDKELRPAMQPAIELNPDYEQGKDAKVTVDLEVLPQITAPSIEGLEIERLMVPVADEAVMEAIERIAGSNKSYKDAAKTKKAADGDQLIIDFVGSIDGVEFEGGKAEDAPLVLGSGTFIPGFEDQLVGVKTGDEKTITVTFPEDYQAEHLAGKDAQFAITVKQVKVETETKLDDEFAKNLGLEGMDQLKELIKGQLEQETGGLTRTAMKRSLLDQLAAGHDFAVPQGMVDAEFEQIWNQLLQEAAQEEDADKAMKEIEAEKDDYRSIAERRVRLGLLLSEIGQANGVEISQQEMTMLMTQAAQQYREEDRERFMQFIRQDPMAAAQLRAPLYEDKVVDFLFDKAEITDREVTREELEAAIEADAEEEKKPAAKKKAPATKAPAKKAPAKKAAAKDEAKPAAKKAPAKKAPAKKAESTEKKPAAKKAPAKKPAAKKAPAKK; translated from the coding sequence ATGCAGACTACAGAGACCACTAACGAGGGCCTCAAGCGCGGCTATGAGCTGACGCTGACCGCCAAGGAAATCGATGCCAAGATCGATGCCGAGGTGAAGAAGATCGCACCGCAGGTGAAGATGCCTGGCTTCCGCCCTGGCAAGGTGCCGGCCAACCTCGTGCGCAAGATGCATGGCGAACAGCTCCACGCACAGGTGCTCAACGACACGATCCGCGAATCGGTCGATGCACTGATGAAGGACAAGGAACTGCGCCCGGCGATGCAGCCTGCCATCGAGCTCAATCCGGATTATGAGCAGGGCAAGGACGCCAAGGTCACTGTCGACCTCGAAGTGCTGCCGCAAATCACTGCGCCGAGCATCGAAGGCCTTGAGATCGAGCGCCTGATGGTGCCGGTGGCCGACGAAGCCGTGATGGAAGCCATCGAACGCATCGCCGGCAGCAACAAGAGCTACAAGGACGCTGCGAAAACCAAGAAGGCTGCCGATGGCGACCAGCTGATCATCGATTTCGTCGGTTCGATCGACGGTGTCGAATTCGAAGGCGGGAAGGCCGAGGATGCCCCGCTGGTGCTGGGATCGGGTACCTTCATCCCGGGCTTCGAAGACCAGCTTGTGGGCGTGAAGACTGGCGATGAAAAGACCATCACCGTGACCTTCCCGGAAGACTACCAGGCTGAACATCTCGCGGGCAAGGACGCCCAGTTTGCCATCACCGTGAAGCAGGTGAAGGTCGAAACCGAAACCAAGCTGGACGACGAGTTCGCCAAGAATCTGGGCCTTGAGGGCATGGACCAGCTCAAGGAGCTGATCAAAGGCCAGCTCGAGCAGGAAACCGGTGGTCTCACCCGTACGGCGATGAAGCGCTCGCTGCTCGACCAGCTGGCAGCCGGTCACGATTTCGCCGTGCCGCAGGGCATGGTCGACGCCGAGTTCGAGCAGATCTGGAACCAGCTGCTGCAGGAAGCGGCCCAGGAAGAAGATGCCGACAAGGCGATGAAGGAAATCGAAGCGGAAAAGGACGACTACCGCTCGATCGCCGAACGTCGCGTGCGCCTCGGCCTGCTGCTGTCTGAGATCGGCCAGGCCAACGGCGTCGAGATCAGCCAGCAGGAAATGACCATGCTGATGACGCAGGCTGCACAGCAGTATCGTGAGGAAGATCGCGAGCGTTTCATGCAGTTCATCCGCCAGGATCCGATGGCCGCCGCCCAGCTGCGCGCTCCGCTGTATGAAGACAAGGTCGTCGACTTCCTGTTCGACAAGGCCGAGATTACGGACCGCGAAGTGACCCGCGAGGAGCTCGAGGCGGCGATCGAAGCCGACGCCGAAGAAGAGAAGAAGCCGGCGGCGAAGAAGAAGGCTCCGGCCACGAAAGCTCCGGCCAAAAAGGCACCGGCCAAGAAGGCTGCCGCCAAAGACGAGGCCAAGCCGGCTGCCAAGAAGGCCCCGGCCAAAAAGGCTCCGGCCAAGAAAGCAGAATCGACCGAGAAGAAGCCCGCTGCAAAGAAAGCCCCGGCCAAGAAGCCGGCCGCCAAGAAAGCACCGGCGAAGAAGTAA
- a CDS encoding DUF2721 domain-containing protein, with protein MWLDLLVQSGNLATDLLERTSSTLRVQEIVRLSLAPAFLLAAIGAIMNVIMARLIWIANRIDRLEERMDEEHTARERRELKRLKRRRRYAQRAVTFATAAALTISLVIMLLFISAFIKPQIGTLTAIAWIATMLLLILGLVMFAAETVIATGGQTREGRDEGS; from the coding sequence ATGTGGCTCGACCTGCTCGTCCAGTCAGGCAACCTTGCGACCGACCTGCTTGAACGCACCTCCAGCACCTTGCGCGTGCAGGAGATCGTCCGCCTCAGCCTTGCCCCGGCCTTCCTGCTGGCAGCGATCGGCGCGATCATGAACGTCATTATGGCCCGGCTGATCTGGATCGCCAACCGTATCGACCGGCTGGAAGAGCGGATGGACGAAGAGCACACGGCCCGCGAACGGCGCGAATTGAAACGCCTCAAGCGGCGCCGCCGCTACGCCCAGCGCGCCGTCACGTTTGCCACGGCCGCGGCGCTCACCATTTCTCTGGTCATCATGCTCTTGTTTATCAGCGCCTTCATCAAGCCGCAGATCGGCACGCTGACGGCGATCGCCTGGATCGCCACGATGCTGCTCCTGATCCTGGGCTTGGTTATGTTTGCTGCGGAGACTGTAATCGCTACCGGTGGCCAGACCCGCGAGGGCCGTGACGAGGGGAGTTAG
- a CDS encoding (2Fe-2S)-binding protein encodes MYVCICNAIRESELRRVARHVPGDAEQAYAAMGKVPQCGQCLCDADCILDEEREFGLQPAAA; translated from the coding sequence ATGTATGTCTGCATCTGCAACGCTATCAGGGAAAGCGAGCTGCGCCGTGTGGCCCGGCACGTCCCCGGCGATGCGGAACAGGCCTATGCGGCGATGGGCAAGGTCCCGCAATGCGGCCAGTGCCTGTGCGATGCCGACTGTATTCTCGATGAAGAGCGCGAGTTCGGCCTTCAACCGGCCGCTGCCTGA
- the bfr gene encoding bacterioferritin — protein MKGDAKVIEYLNKALTNELTAINQYWLHYRVLADWGVHKLAEYERHESIDEMKHADILAERVLFLGGLPNFQAIHKLKVGETVEEILKADLAMEEEAIPLLRDAIQHSESVRDYVSREIFARILESEEEHVDFLETQFDMIARMGLENYVQLQSKPAEEG, from the coding sequence ATGAAGGGCGATGCCAAGGTCATCGAATATCTCAACAAGGCACTCACCAACGAGCTGACCGCGATCAACCAGTACTGGCTGCACTACCGTGTGCTGGCCGACTGGGGCGTGCACAAGCTGGCCGAATACGAGCGCCACGAATCGATCGACGAGATGAAGCACGCCGATATCCTGGCCGAACGCGTGCTGTTCCTTGGCGGCCTCCCCAACTTCCAGGCCATCCACAAGCTCAAGGTCGGCGAAACGGTCGAGGAAATTCTCAAGGCCGACCTGGCCATGGAGGAGGAAGCGATCCCGCTTTTGCGCGACGCCATCCAGCACAGCGAAAGCGTGCGAGACTACGTCAGCCGCGAAATCTTTGCCCGCATCCTCGAGAGCGAGGAAGAGCATGTCGACTTCCTCGAAACGCAGTTCGACATGATCGCGAGGATGGGGCTGGAGAATTATGTCCAGCTGCAGAGCAAGCCGGCGGAAGAAGGATAG
- a CDS encoding ParA family protein: MRVLALASQKGGSGKTTLSGHLAVQAQRAGAGPVVLIDIDPQGSLADWWNEREAEYPAFAQTTVARLASDLQILRQQGFKLAVIDTPPAITMAIQSVIGVAELIVVPTRPSPHDLRAVGATVDLCERAGKPLVFVVNAATPKAKITSEAAVALSQHGTVAPITLHHRTDFAASMIDGRTVMEVDPESRSAAEVTALWGYIADRLEKNFRRTVFAAPGSVSQIPGAGRPQGGFGRRVAQ, from the coding sequence GTGCGAGTATTGGCACTGGCTTCGCAAAAAGGCGGATCGGGCAAGACGACCCTTTCGGGACATCTTGCCGTACAGGCACAGCGCGCTGGCGCTGGGCCGGTTGTTCTTATCGACATCGACCCACAGGGATCGCTGGCCGATTGGTGGAACGAGCGTGAAGCGGAATATCCCGCCTTTGCCCAAACCACTGTTGCTCGGCTCGCGAGCGACTTGCAGATCCTGCGCCAGCAGGGCTTCAAGCTCGCCGTGATCGACACACCGCCGGCAATCACCATGGCCATCCAGTCGGTCATCGGCGTGGCTGAGCTTATCGTCGTCCCGACGCGACCCAGCCCGCACGACCTGCGCGCCGTGGGTGCCACGGTCGACCTGTGCGAACGCGCCGGCAAGCCGCTGGTGTTCGTCGTTAACGCTGCGACGCCCAAGGCAAAGATCACCAGCGAAGCAGCTGTCGCCCTCTCGCAGCACGGCACTGTCGCTCCGATCACCCTCCACCACCGCACCGATTTCGCGGCCTCGATGATCGATGGCCGCACGGTCATGGAAGTCGATCCGGAAAGCCGCAGCGCCGCAGAAGTGACAGCACTGTGGGGTTACATCGCGGATCGCCTCGAGAAAAACTTCCGCCGCACCGTCTTTGCCGCTCCGGGTTCTGTTTCGCAGATTCCGGGTGCCGGTCGTCCGCAAGGTGGCTTCGGCCGCCGGGTTGCTCAGTAA